GCATCCGCCACTGCCTGCTGGCCCCACCGGGCCTGGCACTGGACGACGTCCAGCAGGCCCTCTCCCACCCGCAGGCCCTGGCGCAGTGCGCGGGCTACCTGCGCCGGCGGGGCATCACACCGCTGCCGGAGGCGAACACCGCCATCGCCGCGCGGAAGGTGGCGGAGGAGAGGCCTCCACACACGGCTGCCATCGCCAGCCGCATGTCCGCGGACCTGTACGGCCTGGCCGTGCTGGAGGAAGGCGTGGAGGACTCGCCGGACAACTTCACGCGCTTCATCGCCCTGGGGCCCGCGCCCGAACGGACGTGGACGCGGCGGAAGACGGCGCTGGCCTTCACCGTGGAGAACGGGCCGGGCGCGCTGTTCCGCGTGATGAGCGCCTTCTCCTCGCGCGGCCTCAACGTGGCGCGGCTGGAGTCCCGTCCGCAGCGCCGCGCCTGGGAGTACGTGTGGTGCCTGGACGTGGACGGCGCGCTGGAGGACCCGCGGGTACGCGAGGCGGTGGCCGCGGCCCAGGCCGCCTGCGTCACCCTGCGGGTGCTCGGAAGCTACGGCGTGGTGTGAGGCTCGCTCAGGCGCTGGTGCCCTGGAGCCCGTCGCCGCTCTGCACGGCCGTCTCGTACGCGGAGCGCACCAGTTGGACGTAGCGCTGCAACGCGGGGAGCTGCTCCATGCGCAGGGCCTGGGGGCCGTCACACAGGGCGGCCTCCGGGTGCGGGTGGAAGTCCACCAGCACCATGGACGCGCCCGCGATGAGCCCCTGGCCAATGGCGTGGAAGATGTCCGGCAGTCCGTCCGGCGGCGGCGCGGCCTGGCCAATGGCATGCGAAGGGTCCACGCACACCGGCAGGCGCGTCAGCCGGCGCACCACGGGCACGTGGGCGAAGTCCACCATGTTGCGGTGCGGGTCACCCAGGTGCGTCTTCACGCCGCGGAGGCAGAAGATGATTTTCGGGTTGCCCTCGCTCGCCACGTACTCACACGCGTTGAGCGACTCCTCCAGGGTGATGCCCATGCCGCGCTTGAAGAGCACCGGGAAGACACGCTGCTGGCCAATGCTCTTGAGCAGCTCGAAGTTCTGCGCGTTGCGCGTGCCCACCTGGAGCATGACGCCCGTGGCGTTGCCGGAGCGCTCCAGCGCGTCGCGAATCTCGTCGATGTGACGCGGATGCGTCACCTCCATCGCGATGACCTTGATGCCGTGCTTGCCCGCTGACTCGAACACCCAGGGCAGGCAGGCGGCGCCCAGGCCCTGGAACTCGTAGGGGTTGGTGCGGGGCTTGTAGGCGCCCATGCGCGTGGTGCGGATGCCCAAGCGGGCAAGCGCCGCCATCATCGTGTCCACGTTCTCCGGGTTGTCCACGGCACACAGGCCGGCGAACACATTCACGGAGCGCTCGTCGAAGGTGACGCCGTTGTATTCGAAGCCGGCGGACGTCCGCTGGCCCTTGTGCCGGCCGATGACGCGGTACTTCTGCGACACGCGCACCACCTGCCGCACGCCGGGAATCTGTTCGAAGGGCTCCACGGGCACCTGCGCGGTGGAACCCAGCAGGTAGACCTCCGTAATCGTGTACTCGGAGCCACCGATGACGTGCGTCCGCGGCGTCACTCCCTTGTACTGGGAAGCAACCTGGAGGACGGCGGACACCACGGACTCAGGCGAGTCCGGCTCGAGCATGACGATCATCTTCAGTTCTCCCGGGCGGCGTTGTCGTACTACACGCGAATTGCGTGAAGCGTTGCGGAAAATGGCCGCGGCAGATGTAACACTTCGAACCGCTTTGCCGCGTCCGGACTTGAAACCGGAAGGGGGCTGCGTCCCGTCCAGGCCCCGGCGGGCCGCCTGCTAGGCCGGCACGGGGCGGAGCCGGGTGGCGAGCTGGGCGTAGTGATCTCTCTGAGCGGGGTCGCCCAGGTGCTCCCACACGTCTGCCAGGGCCCGGGCGCACTCGGCGAAGCCAGGAGACAGCGTCAGCGCCAGTTCGAAGACGTGGCGGGCCTGGCGGTAGCGGGCCTTGTCCGGGCGACGGGAGCCCCGCGTCAGCAGCGCGTTGCCCAGGGCGTAGATTTGAACGGCGGCGGACTCGCGGTAGCCCGGCGTGGGGTTGAGCTGCGTGGCGCGCTGGAGCAGCTGCGCGGCGGCCTCCGGCTCCCCCAGCTCCAGCTGGCAGAGTGCCGCGTCGCGGTGGGCCTCGGCCTCGGTGGGGTCCACTTCGATGGCGCGCTCGAAGCAGCGCAGCGCCTCCTCGAAGCGCTCCAGCGTGGCCAGTGACGCGCCCTTCGCGGTGAGCGCCGGGACGTGCTTGGGGTCCACGGCGAGCACCTTGTCGAAAGCGAGGATGGCCGCCTCGTGGTTGCCCGCCATGGACAGGCTCACGCCGTCATTGAAGGCCGCGAACAGCAACTTGGACATCTCTCCCCCTGCTCAAGGGTGACACCGG
Above is a window of Myxococcus virescens DNA encoding:
- the pheA gene encoding prephenate dehydratase, with amino-acid sequence MPESPRRIAFQGEPGAYGEEALRALHGADVDAVPCLTFRAVFEAVAEGRVHGGVVPVESSLGGPVAETVDLLLEHDVPASGELSLRIRHCLLAPPGLALDDVQQALSHPQALAQCAGYLRRRGITPLPEANTAIAARKVAEERPPHTAAIASRMSADLYGLAVLEEGVEDSPDNFTRFIALGPAPERTWTRRKTALAFTVENGPGALFRVMSAFSSRGLNVARLESRPQRRAWEYVWCLDVDGALEDPRVREAVAAAQAACVTLRVLGSYGVV
- a CDS encoding tetratricopeptide repeat protein; translation: MSKLLFAAFNDGVSLSMAGNHEAAILAFDKVLAVDPKHVPALTAKGASLATLERFEEALRCFERAIEVDPTEAEAHRDAALCQLELGEPEAAAQLLQRATQLNPTPGYRESAAVQIYALGNALLTRGSRRPDKARYRQARHVFELALTLSPGFAECARALADVWEHLGDPAQRDHYAQLATRLRPVPA